In Vogesella indigofera, one genomic interval encodes:
- a CDS encoding LysR family transcriptional regulator, whose protein sequence is MNSTDLQLDWLRAFVTVVDSGSLTAAARQLYRSQSAISMQLKKLEDAAGRPLLARGPRHLLLTVAGSELLPHARRLLAVHAEALATLHGPAVSGRISLGVPDDYATAYLAPVLRTFSSRYPGVEITLVCEQSTVLIPRVERGELDLALVTRDQPQRGELLFREALLWVGAEEHEAWRREPLPIAVHELGSRARNDALAAIEAQQRAYRIVYYSPNVAGQLAAAYSGMAIAVLSRCILPADLKVLDERHGLPPLPEMEVALIRSDASARTPAVDAMHEQLLRTLRREGIG, encoded by the coding sequence ATGAACAGTACCGATCTGCAGCTGGACTGGCTGCGTGCCTTCGTTACCGTGGTGGACAGCGGCTCGCTGACCGCCGCGGCGCGGCAGCTGTACCGCTCGCAGTCGGCGATCAGCATGCAGCTGAAGAAGCTGGAAGACGCCGCCGGCCGCCCCTTGCTCGCCCGCGGCCCGCGCCACCTGTTGCTGACCGTGGCCGGCAGCGAGCTGCTGCCGCACGCCCGCCGCCTGCTGGCGGTGCATGCCGAGGCGCTGGCGACGCTGCATGGCCCGGCGGTGAGCGGCCGCATCAGCCTGGGCGTGCCGGACGACTACGCCACCGCCTACCTGGCACCGGTGCTGCGCACCTTTTCCAGCCGCTACCCGGGGGTGGAGATCACCCTGGTGTGCGAACAATCGACAGTGCTGATTCCGCGCGTGGAGCGCGGCGAGCTGGATCTGGCGCTGGTAACGCGCGACCAGCCGCAGCGTGGCGAGCTGCTGTTCCGCGAGGCGCTGCTGTGGGTGGGGGCGGAAGAGCACGAAGCCTGGCGCCGCGAGCCGCTACCCATCGCGGTGCACGAGCTGGGCAGCCGCGCACGCAACGATGCGCTGGCGGCCATCGAGGCGCAGCAGCGGGCCTACCGCATCGTCTACTACAGCCCCAACGTGGCCGGTCAGCTGGCGGCGGCCTACAGCGGCATGGCGATCGCGGTGCTCAGCCGCTGCATCCTGCCGGCGGACCTGAAAGTGCTGGACGAACGCCACGGCCTGCCGCCGCTGCCGGAAATGGAGGTAGCGCTGATCCGCAGCGACGCCTCGGCCCGCACGCCGGCGGTGGACGCCATGCACGAACAGCTGCTGCGTACCCTGCGACGCGAGGGCATCGGGTAA
- a CDS encoding DMT family transporter gives MKTATPTLNAAATGSATAAEQRGTLLMTLGGVLLGSIGIFVTEAGQDPVTTVLFRCLFGGLALLLWGAASGRLGELRLGGRARLAAVLAGVLMVSNWALFFAAIPLTSIGVSTVVFHLQPFWVLLLGAWLLREHLSSTRALACGVALLGLALASGLFDQPAQQVLSAGYIKGLLLCLIGSLCYAGVPLIAKLAPGVSAFALAWWQCAVGVLLSAWWPLWHGLPPAGAAWGWLIGLGSLHTGLAYVLLYAGMSRLPTGRIAVLQFIYPATAIVIDWLAYGHALGPLQLGGLLLLGGALWTVRRGA, from the coding sequence ATGAAGACCGCTACCCCCACCCTGAACGCTGCTGCCACCGGCAGCGCCACCGCCGCCGAACAGCGCGGCACGCTGCTGATGACGCTTGGCGGCGTGCTGCTGGGCAGCATCGGCATTTTCGTTACCGAAGCCGGGCAGGACCCGGTGACCACGGTGCTGTTCCGCTGTCTGTTCGGCGGCCTGGCGCTGCTGCTGTGGGGCGCGGCCAGTGGCCGGCTGGGCGAGTTGCGCCTGGGCGGGCGCGCGCGGTTGGCCGCAGTGCTGGCCGGGGTGCTGATGGTGAGCAACTGGGCGCTGTTCTTTGCCGCCATTCCGCTGACCTCCATCGGCGTCAGCACGGTGGTGTTCCACCTGCAGCCGTTCTGGGTGCTGCTGCTGGGGGCGTGGCTGCTGCGCGAGCATCTGTCGTCCACCCGCGCACTGGCCTGTGGCGTGGCGCTACTGGGGCTGGCGCTGGCCAGCGGCCTGTTCGACCAGCCGGCACAGCAGGTGTTGAGCGCCGGCTACATCAAGGGCCTGCTGCTGTGCCTGATCGGCTCGCTGTGCTATGCCGGCGTGCCGCTGATCGCCAAGCTGGCGCCCGGTGTCAGCGCCTTTGCGCTGGCGTGGTGGCAATGCGCGGTGGGCGTGCTGCTGAGCGCCTGGTGGCCGCTGTGGCACGGCCTGCCGCCGGCCGGTGCCGCCTGGGGCTGGCTGATCGGCCTCGGCAGCCTGCACACCGGCCTTGCCTACGTGCTGCTGTACGCCGGCATGAGCCGCCTGCCCACCGGCCGCATCGCGGTGCTGCAGTTCATCTACCCGGCTACCGCCATTGTCATCGACTGGCTGGCCTACGGCCATGCGCTGGGCCCGCTGCAGCTGGGCGGCCTGCTGCTGTTGGGCGGCGCGCTGTGGACGGTACGGCGCGGCGCGTGA
- the trxC gene encoding thioredoxin TrxC produces MNTPTALHLACPHCHALNRVPASRLTDGPNCGQCHQPLLTGQPLELTVDHAERHISRNDIPVVVDFWAPWCGPCQMMTPAFAQAAAAMPQVRFAKINTQNETTLGQRFAIRSIPTLILFVGGSEIQRQAGAMDTASIQRWIAAGLQKAGR; encoded by the coding sequence ATGAACACCCCCACCGCCCTGCACCTGGCCTGCCCGCACTGCCACGCGCTCAACCGCGTCCCCGCCAGCCGCCTGACCGACGGCCCCAACTGCGGCCAGTGCCACCAGCCACTGCTCACCGGCCAGCCGCTGGAACTGACCGTCGACCACGCCGAGCGCCACATCTCGCGCAACGACATCCCGGTGGTGGTGGATTTCTGGGCGCCATGGTGCGGCCCGTGCCAGATGATGACCCCGGCCTTCGCCCAGGCCGCCGCCGCCATGCCGCAGGTGCGCTTCGCCAAGATCAACACCCAGAACGAAACCACCCTCGGCCAGCGCTTCGCCATCCGCAGCATCCCCACGCTGATCCTGTTCGTTGGCGGCAGTGAAATCCAGCGCCAGGCCGGCGCCATGGACACCGCCAGCATCCAGCGCTGGATCGCCGCCGGTTTGCAGAAGGCGGGGCGATAA
- a CDS encoding class I SAM-dependent methyltransferase, with amino-acid sequence MSSHHQATRQQFDPQAQAYLTSAVHAAGPDLAAAQQLVAAHLPRDGRGLDVGCGAGHLSFALAPLLGEVVALDPAPAMLTTVATAAASNGHGNIATQQGDAATLPFADASFDLVASRYSAHHWLDLAAGVREMCRVLRPGGYLLLIDVETDADALVDTHLQCWELLRDRSHIRDRSDAEWRQLLADAGITLQQQQHWPLRLEFGSWVSRMRTPPEKVAMLRQLQQEAPQEVASALQLEADGSFTTRTGLWWGQRAG; translated from the coding sequence ATGAGCAGCCATCACCAGGCCACCCGGCAACAGTTCGATCCGCAGGCGCAAGCCTACCTCACCAGCGCGGTGCACGCCGCCGGCCCCGACCTTGCCGCCGCGCAGCAGCTGGTCGCCGCCCATCTGCCGCGCGACGGCCGCGGCCTCGATGTCGGCTGTGGCGCCGGCCACCTCAGCTTCGCGCTGGCGCCACTGCTGGGCGAAGTGGTGGCTCTGGATCCGGCACCGGCGATGCTGACCACCGTCGCCACGGCAGCCGCCAGCAACGGCCACGGCAATATCGCCACCCAACAGGGCGATGCCGCTACGCTACCGTTTGCCGACGCCAGCTTCGATCTGGTCGCCAGCCGCTACAGCGCCCACCACTGGCTGGACCTCGCCGCCGGCGTGCGCGAAATGTGCCGTGTGCTGCGCCCCGGCGGCTACCTGCTGCTGATCGACGTGGAAACCGACGCCGACGCGCTGGTCGACACCCACCTGCAATGCTGGGAACTGCTGCGCGACCGCTCCCACATCCGCGACCGTTCCGACGCGGAATGGCGCCAGCTGCTGGCCGACGCCGGCATCACCCTGCAACAGCAGCAACACTGGCCGCTGCGGCTGGAGTTCGGCAGCTGGGTCAGCCGCATGCGCACGCCACCGGAAAAGGTCGCCATGCTGCGCCAGCTGCAGCAGGAAGCGCCGCAGGAAGTCGCTAGCGCGCTGCAGCTGGAAGCCGACGGCAGCTTCACCACCCGCACCGGGCTGTGGTGGGGCCAGCGCGCCGGCTGA
- a CDS encoding DMT family transporter, translated as MTARAQTLWLTWLAMLAFAGNSLLCRLALSSTGIDAASFTAIRLLSGALMLAVLVVWQTRQWPAAGSWRGAAALFVYAAAFSFAYLSLPAASGALCLFGAVQATMIACGWWQGERLAARQWLGFAAALGGLLLLLLPGASAPPLGGMLLMLLAGAAWGAYSMLGRGAGDATAVTAGNFLRALPLALLLWLWQTPPLSPPVAGVGYAVASGALASGIGYAIWYRALRGLSASSAATVQLSVPLLTALAGWLLLAEQPGWRLLMAALAILGGIALVIRARPARA; from the coding sequence GTGACCGCACGCGCACAGACCCTGTGGCTGACCTGGCTGGCGATGCTGGCCTTTGCCGGCAATTCGCTGTTGTGCCGGCTGGCATTGAGCAGCACCGGTATCGACGCCGCCAGTTTCACCGCGATCCGCCTGCTGTCCGGTGCGCTGATGCTGGCGGTGCTGGTGGTGTGGCAAACGCGGCAGTGGCCGGCGGCCGGCAGCTGGCGCGGTGCGGCGGCGCTGTTCGTCTACGCCGCCGCGTTCTCGTTTGCCTATCTCAGCCTGCCGGCGGCCAGCGGTGCGCTGTGCCTGTTCGGCGCGGTGCAGGCGACCATGATCGCCTGCGGCTGGTGGCAGGGCGAACGCCTGGCCGCGCGCCAGTGGCTGGGCTTTGCCGCCGCGCTGGGCGGGCTGTTGCTGCTGCTGTTGCCGGGGGCGTCGGCGCCGCCGCTGGGCGGCATGTTGCTGATGCTGCTGGCCGGTGCGGCGTGGGGCGCGTATTCGATGCTCGGGCGCGGCGCCGGCGATGCCACCGCGGTGACCGCCGGCAATTTCCTGCGCGCGCTGCCGCTGGCCTTGCTGTTGTGGCTGTGGCAGACGCCGCCTCTGTCGCCGCCGGTGGCCGGGGTGGGGTACGCGGTGGCGTCCGGGGCGCTGGCGTCCGGCATCGGCTACGCCATCTGGTATCGCGCGCTGCGCGGGCTGAGCGCCAGCAGCGCGGCCACGGTGCAGCTGAGCGTGCCTCTGCTGACGGCGCTGGCCGGCTGGCTGCTGCTGGCCGAGCAGCCGGGCTGGCGCCTGCTCATGGCGGCGCTGGCGATACTCGGCGGCATCGCGCTGGTGATCCGCGCGCGGCCGGCACGCGCCTAG
- a CDS encoding autotransporter assembly complex protein TamA, whose translation MYRVLLLLACLPLTAHALDYRVELVAPSELSELLRGNLDLYTLQQDEALTAQDLDSIVAGTPVEARALLETEGYFGSEVKVSRDGDLVRVQVSAGAPVIVSAVDVTLQGPVRQQADYSRFLSKVMEDWALPEGAVFRQDDWDSSKKAALRPFLLDRFPQARLTAAQVRIDPASRQARVTLTVDSGPLIRFGDFRIDGLQRYPASIVSGMADFAPGAPYSQPSLVALQAALENDPHFTGVVVAPLWEQLHDDTVPLGITLSEQQRQKLEVGLNYSTGDGAGTRLGYEHYNLLRRGYTGSVAYDWKKSRQQLDLGLGFSRGGDGYAHSLNLQQRHAEQNLTVTDATELGLFRIRQQDNIEARFGVEYLIEREQIEGEATRDNKALILSYGWAKRAVDNPLRPAAGYLLEGHVSGAGLAADTRFLRGYGRGALYWSPRFMRGTWLTRLELGQVWADDALQVPASRLFKAGGVGSVRGYDYQSLGIVNPDSGAVTGGRVLATATLEYQYPLTPAWRLAAFVDAGDAADSWQSWRLARAQGVGVRWLSPLAPLAFDIAYGARDQRWRWNLNLGLAF comes from the coding sequence ATGTATCGCGTCCTGTTGTTACTTGCCTGCCTGCCCCTGACTGCCCACGCGTTGGATTACCGCGTCGAGCTGGTGGCGCCGTCGGAACTGAGCGAGCTGCTGCGTGGCAACCTCGACCTGTACACGCTGCAGCAGGATGAGGCGCTGACGGCGCAGGACCTGGACAGCATCGTGGCCGGCACCCCGGTCGAGGCACGCGCGCTGCTGGAGACCGAGGGCTATTTCGGCAGCGAGGTGAAGGTCAGCCGCGACGGCGATCTGGTGCGGGTGCAGGTCAGCGCCGGTGCGCCGGTGATCGTCAGCGCGGTCGATGTCACGCTGCAGGGGCCGGTGCGACAGCAGGCGGACTACAGCCGTTTTCTTTCCAAGGTGATGGAAGACTGGGCGCTGCCGGAGGGCGCGGTATTCCGCCAGGACGACTGGGACAGCAGCAAGAAGGCGGCGCTGCGCCCCTTCCTGCTCGACCGCTTCCCGCAGGCCAGACTCACCGCCGCGCAGGTGCGCATCGACCCGGCCAGCCGCCAGGCGCGGGTGACGCTGACGGTGGACAGCGGGCCGCTGATCCGCTTTGGCGACTTCCGCATCGACGGCCTGCAGCGCTATCCGGCGAGCATCGTCAGCGGCATGGCCGATTTCGCCCCCGGCGCGCCGTACTCGCAGCCGTCGCTAGTGGCGCTGCAGGCGGCGCTGGAGAACGATCCGCACTTCACCGGCGTGGTGGTGGCGCCGCTGTGGGAGCAGCTGCACGACGACACCGTGCCGCTGGGCATCACCCTGAGCGAGCAGCAGCGGCAGAAGCTGGAGGTCGGCCTCAACTACAGCACCGGCGACGGCGCCGGCACCCGCCTCGGCTACGAGCACTACAACCTGCTGCGCCGCGGCTATACCGGTTCGGTGGCCTACGACTGGAAAAAATCGCGGCAGCAGCTGGATCTCGGCCTCGGCTTTTCGCGCGGCGGCGACGGCTACGCGCACAGCCTCAACCTGCAGCAGCGCCACGCCGAACAGAACCTGACCGTCACCGACGCCACCGAGCTGGGCCTGTTCCGCATCCGCCAGCAAGACAATATCGAGGCCCGCTTCGGCGTGGAATACCTGATCGAGCGCGAGCAGATCGAGGGCGAGGCCACCCGCGACAACAAGGCGCTGATCCTGTCCTACGGCTGGGCAAAGCGTGCGGTGGACAACCCGCTGCGCCCCGCGGCCGGCTATCTGCTGGAGGGGCATGTCTCCGGCGCCGGGCTGGCGGCGGACACCCGCTTCCTGCGCGGCTACGGCCGCGGTGCGCTGTACTGGAGCCCGCGTTTCATGCGCGGCACCTGGCTGACGCGGCTGGAGCTGGGCCAGGTGTGGGCCGACGACGCGCTGCAGGTGCCGGCGTCGCGCCTGTTCAAGGCCGGCGGCGTCGGCAGCGTGCGCGGCTACGACTACCAGAGCCTGGGCATCGTCAATCCGGACAGCGGCGCGGTCACCGGTGGCCGCGTGCTGGCGACGGCGACGCTGGAGTACCAGTACCCGCTGACGCCGGCGTGGCGGCTGGCGGCGTTCGTCGATGCCGGTGACGCCGCCGACAGCTGGCAGAGCTGGCGCCTGGCGCGGGCGCAGGGGGTCGGCGTGCGCTGGCTCAGCCCGCTGGCACCGCTGGCGTTCGACATCGCCTATGGCGCGCGCGACCAGCGCTGGCGCTGGAACCTCAACCTGGGGCTGGCGTTCTGA
- a CDS encoding translocation/assembly module TamB domain-containing protein, with the protein MSHAEDLISPPPALVPDAAPQTPEPPAPRRRRWLRWLLLFVLLLLLGVAGALVWFSATPLGFASLWPLLERASGGQLKVGRSHGTLWHGFVLEDIRWQTPQQQLALSRLQLAWSPGRLWQRQLQIEQLHLGVLRYHSSKPSDGRPPQLPDHLRLPLEVAIDSLRLDTLQLGDAPPLLRALDAGYYYQQQQHALVLRRLDSPWGRMYASVALGSSAPFALGGRLEYDGVLEGVASRGVLTLQQSLLAPRVSGTVSALGLSADLSARLRPFAPQALQRLQQLDVRIGGINPQALQPGWPQARLGLALQLAPGAGGVLDGGVSLINYQPGALSAQRLPLSLLYGPFQIRDDTLLLNNLVAELAEGRVTLDGRVSPAALALALRLDGIHSQALLASLPSHRIGGDIRVSGSPRAPQLALALASGKLSLRGGLALPAPQQWQLQQLQLGTGAGRLLLDGTLALGDVPQLDARGKLQALNPAAISPQLPVGNINGNFSARVRLAQAPQGELRLQLTPGTLSGAPLSGQLQASWQAQQLRALQGRLQLGGNSLRLNGSYGKPGDRLQLLLDAPQLGLLGPAFSGRVRGELDLGGVPARPQVRADLQASNLRLPGALAVVSLSLQGESGIADDSPFRIRLDGRTLSLGDKQLARLSLQADGSRLAHRLQLSADGRLQQHEQQLQLQLVGGFERGGSNWRGTLQQLEATGWLPLRLQQPVALRAAAANVALAASRWQALGAQWQLGESSWQRDGGWRSEGRVQGLALSALAPWFSPPLRQTLVFDAGWQVRSAQGWPQGSVQLQRTQGDVWLPAPAGEQALGLSRATLSVGLGERGPLALALDSRFGKLAADGSVLWGNGGSVANAALAGSVRLQLPSLAQAQPWLKAGMELSGSLDATLQLGGTLSSPTLDGPLLGHDLRFVERRNGIRLEQGQLQARLAGQQLLIDSLRFGKQGELTGSGRIDLFQATPDVLLLLDFKRFAALERPGRRLLLSGRSRVEVRQRVVTLSGNLSVDEGRIDIPKLGGPRLSDDVVVVGREVVDDAGNRWPLALDLRIALGDKLRFGGNGLEAWLGGEVRLLAEQGGTLQARGQIRVDKGRFKAYGQDLDISRGLVTFSGPLDNPALDLRATRRFSPVGAGVEVRGALLTPTVKLVADEAMSEKDKLSWLVLGRAAAVGDNTGGAGAAAGGLLAGLINDQVGLFDDIGVQSRAESTSSAGVVSPAEQVVTLGKQLTRELYVGYEYGLKSAEQALKVSYQLSRTLSLIGRAGRDASTEVRYTRRFD; encoded by the coding sequence ATGTCGCACGCCGAAGACCTGATCTCGCCGCCGCCCGCCCTGGTGCCAGACGCGGCACCGCAGACCCCGGAACCGCCAGCGCCACGCCGCCGGCGGTGGCTGCGCTGGCTGCTGTTGTTTGTGCTGCTGTTGCTGCTCGGCGTCGCGGGCGCGCTGGTGTGGTTCTCCGCCACGCCGCTCGGCTTCGCCAGCCTGTGGCCGCTGCTGGAGCGCGCCAGTGGCGGCCAGCTCAAGGTTGGCCGCAGCCACGGTACGCTGTGGCACGGCTTCGTGCTGGAGGACATCCGCTGGCAGACGCCGCAACAGCAGCTGGCACTGAGCCGGCTGCAGCTGGCGTGGTCGCCGGGGCGGCTGTGGCAGCGCCAGTTGCAGATCGAACAGCTGCACCTGGGCGTGCTGCGCTATCACAGCAGCAAGCCGTCCGACGGCCGGCCGCCGCAGCTGCCGGACCACCTGCGCCTGCCACTGGAGGTCGCCATCGACAGCCTGCGGCTGGACACGCTGCAGCTCGGTGACGCGCCGCCGCTGCTGCGCGCGCTCGACGCCGGCTACTACTACCAGCAACAGCAGCACGCGCTGGTGTTGCGGCGGCTGGACAGCCCGTGGGGGCGGATGTACGCCAGCGTGGCGCTGGGCAGCAGCGCGCCGTTCGCGCTCGGCGGGCGGCTGGAATACGACGGCGTGCTGGAAGGCGTCGCCAGCCGCGGCGTGCTGACGCTGCAGCAGTCGCTGTTGGCGCCGCGCGTCAGCGGCACCGTCAGCGCGCTGGGGCTGTCGGCCGACCTGAGCGCGCGGCTGCGGCCGTTCGCGCCACAGGCCCTGCAGCGCCTGCAGCAGCTGGACGTGCGCATCGGCGGCATCAACCCGCAGGCGCTGCAGCCGGGCTGGCCGCAGGCACGGCTGGGCCTCGCGCTGCAGCTGGCGCCGGGGGCGGGCGGCGTGCTCGACGGTGGCGTGTCACTGATCAACTACCAGCCCGGCGCGCTCAGCGCGCAGCGGCTGCCGCTGTCGCTGCTGTACGGCCCGTTCCAGATCCGCGACGACACCCTGCTGCTGAACAATCTGGTGGCGGAGCTGGCCGAGGGCCGCGTCACGCTGGATGGCCGCGTCAGTCCCGCCGCGTTGGCACTGGCGCTGCGGCTGGACGGCATCCACAGCCAGGCGCTGCTGGCCAGCCTGCCGTCGCACCGCATCGGCGGCGACATCCGCGTGAGCGGCAGCCCGCGCGCACCGCAGCTGGCGCTGGCACTGGCCAGCGGCAAGCTGTCGCTGCGCGGCGGCCTGGCGCTGCCGGCGCCGCAGCAGTGGCAATTGCAGCAACTGCAGCTGGGCACCGGCGCCGGCCGCCTGTTGCTGGACGGCACGCTGGCGCTGGGCGACGTGCCGCAGCTGGATGCGCGCGGCAAGTTGCAGGCGCTGAACCCGGCGGCGATCTCGCCGCAGCTGCCGGTGGGCAATATCAACGGCAATTTCAGCGCCAGGGTACGGCTGGCGCAGGCGCCGCAGGGCGAGCTGCGGCTGCAGCTGACGCCGGGCACGCTGTCCGGCGCGCCCTTGTCCGGCCAGTTGCAGGCCAGCTGGCAGGCGCAGCAGCTGCGCGCGCTGCAGGGCCGCTTGCAGCTGGGCGGCAACAGCCTGCGGCTGAATGGCAGCTACGGCAAGCCGGGCGACCGGCTGCAGCTGCTGCTCGACGCGCCGCAGCTGGGCCTGCTCGGCCCGGCGTTCTCCGGGCGGGTGCGCGGCGAGCTGGATCTGGGCGGGGTGCCGGCGCGGCCGCAGGTGCGCGCCGATCTGCAGGCCAGCAATCTGCGCCTGCCGGGGGCGCTGGCGGTGGTCAGCCTCAGCCTGCAGGGCGAGAGCGGCATCGCCGACGACAGCCCGTTCCGTATCCGCCTTGACGGCCGCACGCTGTCGCTGGGCGACAAGCAGCTGGCGCGGCTGAGCCTGCAGGCCGACGGCAGCCGTCTGGCGCACCGCTTGCAGCTGAGCGCCGACGGTCGCCTGCAACAGCATGAACAGCAGCTGCAACTGCAGCTGGTCGGCGGTTTCGAACGCGGCGGCAGCAACTGGCGCGGCACGCTGCAGCAGCTGGAGGCGACGGGCTGGCTGCCGCTGCGCCTGCAGCAGCCGGTGGCGCTGCGTGCCGCTGCGGCCAACGTGGCGCTGGCGGCCAGCCGCTGGCAGGCGCTGGGCGCGCAGTGGCAGCTGGGCGAGAGCAGCTGGCAGCGCGATGGTGGCTGGCGCAGCGAGGGCCGGGTGCAGGGGCTGGCCTTGTCGGCGCTGGCGCCGTGGTTCAGCCCGCCGCTGCGGCAGACGCTGGTGTTCGACGCCGGCTGGCAAGTGCGCAGCGCGCAAGGTTGGCCGCAAGGCAGCGTGCAGTTGCAGCGCACCCAGGGCGATGTCTGGCTGCCGGCCCCGGCCGGCGAGCAGGCGCTGGGGCTGAGCCGGGCGACGCTGAGCGTGGGCCTCGGCGAACGCGGGCCGCTGGCGCTGGCGCTGGACAGCCGCTTCGGCAAGCTTGCCGCCGACGGCAGCGTGCTGTGGGGCAACGGCGGCAGCGTCGCCAACGCGGCACTGGCCGGCAGCGTGCGGCTGCAGCTGCCGTCACTGGCGCAGGCGCAACCGTGGCTGAAGGCGGGCATGGAATTGTCCGGCAGCCTCGACGCCACGCTACAGCTGGGCGGCACGCTGTCGTCGCCGACGCTGGACGGGCCGCTGCTGGGTCACGACTTGCGCTTTGTCGAGCGCCGCAACGGCATCCGCCTGGAGCAGGGCCAGCTGCAGGCGCGGCTGGCCGGCCAGCAGCTGCTGATCGACAGCCTGCGCTTCGGCAAGCAGGGCGAGCTGACCGGTAGCGGCCGCATCGACCTGTTCCAGGCGACGCCGGACGTGTTGCTGCTGCTCGACTTCAAGCGCTTCGCCGCGCTGGAGCGGCCGGGGCGGCGCCTGCTGCTGTCCGGGCGCAGCCGCGTCGAGGTGCGGCAGCGGGTGGTGACGCTGAGCGGCAACCTCAGCGTCGACGAGGGCCGCATCGACATCCCGAAACTGGGCGGGCCGCGACTGTCCGACGACGTGGTGGTGGTGGGGCGCGAGGTGGTCGACGATGCCGGCAACCGCTGGCCGCTGGCGCTGGACCTGCGCATCGCGCTTGGCGACAAGCTGCGCTTCGGTGGCAACGGGCTGGAGGCGTGGCTGGGCGGCGAGGTGCGGCTGCTGGCGGAGCAGGGCGGCACGCTGCAGGCGCGCGGCCAGATCCGTGTCGACAAGGGCCGCTTCAAGGCCTACGGCCAGGACCTGGACATCAGCCGCGGCCTGGTCACCTTCAGCGGGCCGCTGGACAACCCGGCGCTGGACCTGCGCGCCACGCGCCGCTTCTCGCCGGTCGGCGCCGGGGTCGAGGTGCGCGGCGCGCTGCTGACGCCGACGGTGAAGCTGGTGGCGGACGAGGCGATGTCGGAAAAGGACAAGCTGTCGTGGCTGGTGCTGGGTCGCGCCGCCGCGGTCGGCGACAACACCGGTGGCGCCGGTGCCGCCGCCGGCGGCCTGCTCGCCGGCCTGATCAACGACCAGGTCGGGCTGTTCGACGATATCGGCGTGCAGTCGCGGGCGGAAAGCACCAGCAGCGCCGGCGTGGTCAGCCCGGCGGAGCAGGTGGTGACGCTGGGCAAGCAGCTGACGCGCGAGCTGTACGTCGGCTACGAGTACGGGCTGAAGAGCGCCGAACAGGCGCTGAAGGTCAGCTACCAGCTGTCGCGCACGCTGTCGCTGATCGGCCGCGCCGGCCGCGACGCGTCGACGGAAGTGCGCTACACCCGCCGCTTCGACTGA